One Ignavibacterium sp. DNA segment encodes these proteins:
- the recJ gene encoding single-stranded-DNA-specific exonuclease RecJ, which produces MLNKRWKIREVEDINSLKDIADSLNISEVLAKLLFFREIKTFTQAKNFFRPSLDSLHDPYLMNGMENAAKRVIRALTENHPICIYGDYDVDGTCATALLYMFLQKLGANVDFYIPRRLNEGYGLSKEGIDAIKSSYNAKLLITVDCGITAIEETDYANQLGMDVIICDHHQPKDELPNALAVLDPLKPQCQYPFDYLSGAGVAFKLAQGVAEKIGKREMPLKYLDLVALAAAADIVPLIDENRILVKEGLDKINTNPRPGILALIESSSLQTGNLNSGQIVFTIAPRINAVGRLGDARRAVELLISESIDEARTMAKVLESENYERRKIDVDTFDNALQLVENSVDFDNELAIVLHQEEWHPGVIGIVASRLVEKYYRPTIMLTTIDGIAKGSARSITNFNIYEALQKCEDMLIHFGGHQAAAGLAVELDKLQEFKDKFNQIVKESINEDDLLPEVLIDTKIKFSDITPKFLRILDQFAPFGPENMRPVFLTENVELSNTARIVGNNHIMASFKQKNSDKVFDAIGFNMREYLDLFLKKNTSVDIVYTIDKTVRDSRTYPQLRLKDLRLSEKES; this is translated from the coding sequence ATGTTAAATAAACGCTGGAAAATCAGAGAAGTTGAAGACATAAATTCATTAAAGGATATTGCTGACTCACTAAACATTTCCGAAGTCTTAGCTAAACTACTATTCTTCAGAGAGATCAAAACTTTCACTCAAGCAAAAAATTTTTTCAGACCTTCCTTAGATTCATTGCACGATCCATACCTGATGAACGGTATGGAAAATGCTGCAAAGCGGGTTATACGGGCACTTACCGAAAATCATCCGATTTGTATCTATGGTGATTATGATGTTGATGGAACCTGCGCTACAGCATTGCTCTATATGTTTTTACAAAAGCTGGGTGCAAATGTTGATTTTTATATCCCCAGAAGATTAAACGAAGGTTATGGATTATCAAAGGAAGGTATTGATGCAATAAAATCCAGCTATAATGCTAAACTGCTTATTACAGTAGATTGTGGTATTACAGCAATTGAAGAAACTGATTATGCAAATCAATTAGGGATGGATGTTATAATCTGCGATCATCATCAGCCAAAAGATGAATTACCAAATGCGCTAGCAGTATTAGATCCGCTTAAACCACAATGCCAATATCCGTTTGATTATTTATCTGGTGCCGGTGTTGCTTTTAAGTTAGCTCAGGGAGTTGCCGAAAAAATCGGTAAAAGAGAAATGCCGTTAAAATATCTTGATCTTGTTGCACTAGCCGCTGCCGCTGATATCGTTCCGCTAATTGATGAAAACAGAATACTGGTTAAAGAAGGATTAGATAAAATAAATACAAACCCGCGACCGGGAATATTAGCGTTGATAGAATCCAGCAGTTTGCAGACCGGTAATTTAAATTCCGGACAAATAGTATTTACAATTGCACCAAGGATTAATGCCGTCGGCAGATTAGGTGATGCCAGAAGAGCAGTTGAATTGTTAATTAGCGAAAGTATTGATGAAGCAAGAACAATGGCAAAAGTTCTGGAATCTGAAAATTATGAAAGAAGAAAAATTGATGTCGATACTTTTGATAATGCACTTCAGCTTGTAGAAAATTCGGTTGATTTTGATAACGAACTTGCAATTGTATTACATCAGGAAGAGTGGCATCCGGGAGTTATTGGTATCGTTGCTTCAAGATTAGTTGAAAAATATTACCGACCAACAATTATGCTGACAACCATTGATGGAATTGCAAAGGGCTCTGCCAGAAGTATAACCAATTTTAATATTTATGAAGCACTTCAAAAATGTGAAGACATGCTCATCCATTTTGGTGGTCATCAGGCTGCAGCAGGATTGGCAGTTGAGTTAGATAAACTTCAGGAGTTTAAAGATAAATTTAATCAGATAGTAAAAGAATCTATAAATGAAGACGACCTTCTGCCGGAGGTTTTAATTGATACAAAGATCAAATTTTCTGATATCACTCCAAAGTTTTTACGAATTCTTGATCAGTTTGCACCATTTGGTCCAGAGAATATGAGACCGGTTTTTCTTACTGAAAATGTTGAATTAAGTAACACCGCGCGGATAGTTGGTAATAACCATATTATGGCAAGTTTTAAACAAAAAAACAGTGATAAGGTATTTGATGCTATTGGCTTTAATATGCGTGAGTATTTAGATTTGTTCCTGAAAAAAAATACAAGTGTTGATATTGTATATACAATTGATAAAACTGTCAGGGATAGCAGAACCTATCCCCAATTAAGATTAAAAGATTTAAGACTATCAGAAAAAGAAAGTTAG
- a CDS encoding C4-type zinc ribbon domain-containing protein, with protein MYTRLKILYQLQLVDDQLDKLEELRGDLPRMVNSLESQINELTDEIKNKTTEQHESINKRAHNEEEIEKLKESQKKFKAQLYQVRNNKEYDALTKEIDHSEEQILKLTAENDTLADLSKTLTNQVEEVEPKLEELQKELTERQADLEEIIKANKEEETILLEKRKKIEGQVTKPDISLYTRIRKAKRGKAVATVKRSACSGCHNIVPSQRQLEIRRNVRIFTCEYCGRILISQEIADDVTGNKD; from the coding sequence TTGTATACCAGATTAAAAATTCTCTACCAGTTACAATTAGTAGATGATCAATTAGATAAACTTGAAGAACTTAGAGGTGATCTGCCAAGAATGGTAAACAGCCTTGAAAGTCAGATTAACGAATTAACAGATGAAATAAAGAATAAAACAACTGAGCAGCACGAATCAATTAATAAAAGAGCGCACAACGAAGAAGAAATTGAAAAACTTAAAGAAAGCCAGAAAAAATTTAAGGCACAGCTTTATCAGGTCAGAAACAATAAAGAATACGATGCTTTAACTAAAGAGATTGATCATTCAGAAGAACAGATATTGAAATTAACAGCTGAGAATGATACTCTGGCAGATTTGAGTAAAACTCTTACCAATCAGGTTGAGGAAGTTGAGCCAAAACTCGAAGAACTTCAGAAAGAATTGACTGAAAGACAAGCCGACCTTGAGGAGATAATAAAGGCTAACAAGGAAGAAGAAACAATACTGCTTGAAAAAAGAAAAAAGATTGAGGGACAGGTTACCAAACCAGATATATCATTATATACCAGAATCCGTAAAGCAAAAAGAGGCAAGGCTGTTGCAACTGTAAAAAGATCTGCTTGTTCAGGTTGTCATAACATTGTTCCTTCACAAAGACAACTTGAAATAAGAAGAAATGTGAGGATTTTTACCTGTGAATACTGTGGAAGGATTTTGATATCTCAGGAAATTGCTGATGATGTTACAGGAAATAAAGATTAG